In a genomic window of Curtobacterium flaccumfaciens pv. betae:
- the glpK gene encoding glycerol kinase GlpK gives MADYIVAIDQGTTSTRAIVFDHSGSIISTGQKEHEQIFPRAGWVEHDPAEIWDNTREVIGQALSRADITRHDVAAVGITNQRETAVVWDKTTGKPIYNAIVWQDTRTQALVDKLADGDTDKYKAIVGLPLATYFAGTKIMWILENVEGAREKAEAGDLLFGTTDTWVLWNLTGGVDGGVHKTDVTNASRTLFMDLETLQWRDDILADFGVPKSMLPEIVSSSEVYGHVESSSLLREVPIAGILGDQQAATFGQAAFDQGESKNTYGTGNFLIFNTGTEIVRSENGLLTTVGYKLGDQETHYALEGSIAVTGSLIQWLRDNLGLIGSAPEVEALAKTVEDNGGVYFVPAFSGLFAPYWRPDARGAIVGLTRFVNKGHIARAALEATALQTREVLDAVNADSGVDLTELKVDGGMTANSELMQFQADMLNVPVVRPVVAETTALGAAYAAGLAVGFWANLDELRANWQEDKRWEPQLDAAERERTLRLWKKAVTKTFDWVDEDVQ, from the coding sequence ATGGCCGACTACATCGTCGCCATCGACCAGGGCACGACCTCGACCCGAGCAATCGTGTTCGACCACTCCGGTTCGATCATCTCGACCGGGCAGAAGGAACACGAGCAGATCTTCCCGCGCGCCGGGTGGGTCGAGCACGACCCCGCCGAGATCTGGGACAACACCCGCGAGGTGATCGGTCAGGCACTGTCGCGTGCCGACATCACGCGCCACGACGTCGCAGCCGTCGGCATCACCAACCAGCGCGAGACCGCCGTCGTCTGGGACAAGACCACCGGCAAGCCGATCTACAACGCGATCGTCTGGCAGGACACCCGCACGCAGGCGCTCGTCGACAAGCTCGCCGACGGCGACACCGACAAGTACAAGGCCATCGTCGGCCTGCCGCTCGCGACGTACTTCGCCGGGACCAAGATCATGTGGATCCTCGAGAACGTCGAGGGTGCTCGTGAGAAAGCCGAGGCGGGCGACCTGCTCTTCGGCACCACCGACACCTGGGTCCTCTGGAACCTGACCGGTGGCGTCGACGGCGGCGTCCACAAGACCGACGTCACGAACGCGTCCCGCACGCTGTTCATGGACCTCGAGACGCTGCAGTGGCGCGACGACATCCTCGCCGACTTCGGCGTCCCGAAGTCGATGCTCCCCGAGATCGTCAGCTCCTCCGAGGTCTACGGTCACGTCGAGTCCTCGAGCCTGCTGCGCGAGGTCCCGATCGCCGGCATCCTCGGTGACCAGCAGGCAGCGACCTTCGGTCAGGCCGCGTTCGACCAGGGCGAGTCGAAGAACACCTACGGCACCGGCAACTTCCTGATCTTCAACACCGGTACCGAGATCGTCCGCTCCGAGAACGGCCTGCTCACCACCGTCGGCTACAAGCTCGGCGACCAGGAGACGCACTACGCCCTCGAGGGTTCGATCGCCGTCACGGGCTCGCTCATCCAGTGGCTCCGCGACAACCTCGGTCTGATCGGCAGCGCCCCGGAGGTCGAGGCCCTGGCCAAGACCGTCGAGGACAACGGCGGCGTGTACTTCGTGCCGGCGTTCTCCGGGCTCTTCGCGCCGTACTGGCGTCCGGACGCCCGCGGTGCGATCGTCGGCCTCACCCGCTTCGTCAACAAGGGGCACATCGCGCGTGCCGCCCTCGAAGCGACGGCGCTGCAGACCCGCGAGGTCCTCGACGCGGTCAACGCCGACTCCGGCGTGGACCTGACCGAGCTCAAGGTCGACGGTGGCATGACCGCGAACAGCGAGCTCATGCAGTTCCAGGCCGACATGCTCAACGTGCCGGTCGTCCGGCCGGTCGTCGCGGAGACGACGGCGCTCGGTGCGGCCTACGCCGCTGGTCTCGCGGTCGGCTTCTGGGCCAACCTCGACGAGCTCCGTGCCAACTGGCAGGAGGACAAGCGCTGGGAGCCCCAGCTCGACGCCGCCGAGCGCGAGCGCACGCTCCGCCTGTGGAAGAAGGCCGTCACGAAGACCTTCGACTGGGTCGACGAGGACGTGCAGTAA
- a CDS encoding MIP/aquaporin family protein, with amino-acid sequence MDGIGVNFLSELVGTAMLIILGGGVVAAVSLAKSKGFGAGFLMVTIGWGFAVFAGATVAYKSGGQLNPAVSLAQAILGKITIGEMFLFWIAQLIGAVIGAVIVWLAYKQHFDEEPDAAAKLGVFSTGPAIRSYGWNLVTEIIGTFVLVFVVLAFTNGGTPTDLGAIPVAFLVIAIGVSLGGPTGYAINPARDLGPRIAHAFLPIKGKGSSDWAYAWVPVVGPLIGGALAAGLSVALLPVVS; translated from the coding sequence ATGGACGGCATCGGCGTCAATTTCCTGTCCGAGCTCGTCGGTACGGCGATGCTCATCATCCTGGGTGGCGGCGTCGTCGCCGCCGTGTCGCTGGCGAAGTCGAAGGGCTTCGGAGCCGGGTTCCTGATGGTCACGATCGGCTGGGGCTTCGCGGTCTTCGCCGGTGCCACCGTGGCCTACAAGTCCGGCGGTCAGCTCAACCCCGCGGTCAGCCTCGCGCAGGCGATCCTCGGCAAGATCACCATCGGTGAGATGTTCCTCTTCTGGATCGCCCAGCTCATCGGTGCGGTCATCGGTGCCGTCATCGTCTGGCTCGCCTACAAGCAGCACTTCGACGAGGAGCCCGACGCCGCTGCCAAGCTCGGCGTCTTCTCGACCGGCCCCGCGATCCGCTCGTACGGCTGGAACCTCGTCACCGAGATCATCGGCACCTTCGTCCTGGTCTTCGTCGTCCTCGCCTTCACCAACGGCGGGACCCCCACGGACCTCGGCGCCATCCCCGTCGCGTTCCTCGTGATCGCGATCGGTGTCAGCCTCGGTGGCCCCACCGGCTACGCCATCAACCCCGCCCGTGACCTCGGCCCCCGCATCGCGCACGCCTTCCTGCCCATCAAGGGCAAGGGCTCGAGCGACTGGGCCTACGCCTGGGTGCCGGTCGTCGGACCACTGATCGGTGGCGCCCTCGCCGCTGGCCTGTCCGTCGCCCTGCTGCCCGTCGTCAGCTGA
- the dhaK gene encoding dihydroxyacetone kinase subunit DhaK, with translation MKKLINDPQAVVEETVRGFARAHAGHVVLVEDPIHLHRADAPVAGKVGIVSGGGSGHEPLHAGFVGYGMLDAAVPGPVFTSPTPDPIVAATKAVDGGAGVLHIVKNYTGDVLNFETAAELAAMDDVRVESVVVDDDVAVQDSLFTAGRRGVAGTVVVEKCAGAAAERGDDLDAVAAVARHVNDVTRSMGLALASGTVPHAGEPSFVLADDEVELGIGIHGEPGRERIAMAPADELVDRVLEPILTDLDAPAGSSLLLLVNGMGGTPLSELYIAYRRAAEVLSDRGYQVTRSLVGDYVTSLEMQGFSLTVTVLDDELTALWDAPVETPALRWGR, from the coding sequence ATGAAGAAGCTCATCAACGACCCGCAAGCCGTGGTCGAGGAGACCGTCCGGGGCTTCGCCCGGGCACACGCCGGACACGTCGTCCTGGTCGAGGACCCGATCCACCTGCACCGCGCTGACGCACCCGTCGCCGGCAAGGTCGGGATCGTCAGCGGCGGTGGCAGCGGCCACGAGCCGCTGCACGCCGGCTTCGTCGGGTACGGCATGCTCGACGCCGCCGTGCCCGGCCCGGTGTTCACGAGCCCGACGCCCGACCCGATCGTCGCCGCGACGAAGGCCGTCGACGGCGGTGCGGGCGTGCTGCACATCGTGAAGAACTACACCGGCGACGTGCTCAACTTCGAGACGGCGGCAGAACTCGCGGCGATGGACGACGTCCGCGTCGAGTCCGTCGTGGTGGACGACGACGTCGCGGTGCAGGACTCCCTGTTCACCGCCGGCCGTCGCGGTGTCGCCGGGACCGTCGTGGTGGAGAAGTGCGCCGGCGCCGCCGCCGAGCGCGGGGACGACCTGGACGCGGTCGCCGCCGTGGCCCGGCACGTCAACGACGTCACGCGGTCGATGGGGCTCGCGCTGGCGTCGGGCACCGTCCCGCACGCGGGGGAGCCGTCGTTCGTGCTGGCCGACGACGAGGTCGAGCTCGGCATCGGCATCCACGGCGAGCCGGGCCGCGAGCGGATCGCGATGGCACCGGCGGACGAGCTGGTCGACCGCGTGCTCGAACCGATCCTGACCGACCTCGACGCTCCGGCCGGTTCGTCGCTGCTGCTCCTGGTGAACGGCATGGGCGGTACCCCGCTGTCCGAGCTCTACATCGCGTACCGACGCGCCGCCGAGGTCCTCTCCGACCGCGGCTACCAGGTCACGCGTAGTTTGGTCGGCGACTACGTCACGTCCCTCGAGATGCAGGGGTTCTCGCTCACCGTCACGGTGCTCGACGACGAACTCACTGCCCTCTGGGACGCCCCGGTGGAGACCCCGGCCCTGCGCTGGGGACGCTGA
- the dhaL gene encoding dihydroxyacetone kinase subunit DhaL gives MALDTAWAIDWVRRTAATIDEHRAELVTLDREIGDGDHGENLDRGFRAVLEAVDSGSFDTPGAVLKTVATKLISTVGGAAGPLFGTAYLKAAQAAGDAAELDTDTLVAVLTAARDGVVSRGKAAVGDKTMVDAWSPAVDAAAAAAGAGDDPKAVLTAAADAAARGAADTEPLVAHKGRASYLGDRAIGYRDPGAQSTAYILRAAVDAA, from the coding sequence TTGGCGCTCGACACCGCATGGGCCATCGACTGGGTCCGTCGCACCGCCGCGACGATCGACGAACACCGCGCCGAGCTCGTCACGCTCGACCGTGAGATCGGGGACGGCGACCACGGCGAGAACCTCGACCGCGGGTTCCGGGCCGTGCTCGAGGCCGTCGACTCCGGGTCCTTCGACACCCCGGGGGCCGTCCTCAAGACCGTTGCGACGAAGCTCATCTCGACCGTGGGCGGAGCTGCCGGCCCGCTCTTCGGCACCGCCTACCTGAAGGCGGCACAGGCTGCCGGTGACGCGGCCGAACTCGACACGGACACCCTCGTCGCCGTCCTCACCGCCGCCCGCGACGGAGTCGTGTCCCGCGGCAAGGCCGCGGTCGGCGACAAGACGATGGTCGACGCGTGGAGCCCCGCGGTCGACGCCGCAGCAGCTGCTGCCGGTGCCGGCGACGACCCGAAGGCCGTGCTCACCGCAGCAGCCGACGCCGCCGCACGGGGTGCGGCGGACACCGAGCCGCTCGTCGCTCACAAGGGCCGCGCGAGCTACCTCGGCGACCGCGCGATCGGCTACCGCGACCCCGGTGCGCAGTCGACCGCGTACATCCTGCGCGCAGCGGTGGACGCAGCGTGA
- the dhaM gene encoding dihydroxyacetone kinase phosphoryl donor subunit DhaM yields the protein MTVGILVVSHSAAIATGTVELARQMAADVPLVAAGGTDDGGIGTSFEAITAGIEELAQADAVVVLCDLGSAYLTTDTALDFLDDDVRARVHVSQAPLVEGTVAAAVAAQTGGDADAVLAAAASAAGSEADASSASRPSGDQPGGTGPADGAAPVDDAAGSDRVSASVELVNETGLHARPAAEFVKTAAKYDASVHVNGVDAKSLLAIMALALPKGATVSIDASGQDAQSAVDALVELVRSGFGE from the coding sequence GTGACCGTCGGCATCCTGGTCGTCTCGCACAGCGCGGCGATCGCGACGGGCACCGTCGAGCTGGCACGGCAGATGGCTGCGGACGTGCCGCTCGTCGCCGCGGGCGGCACGGACGACGGCGGCATCGGCACGTCGTTCGAGGCGATCACCGCCGGCATCGAGGAACTCGCCCAGGCGGATGCCGTCGTGGTCCTGTGCGACCTCGGCTCCGCCTACCTGACGACCGACACCGCGCTCGACTTCCTGGACGACGACGTCCGAGCCCGCGTCCACGTGTCGCAGGCCCCGTTGGTCGAGGGCACGGTGGCGGCAGCGGTCGCCGCCCAGACGGGCGGTGACGCCGACGCGGTCCTGGCTGCCGCGGCATCGGCCGCGGGTTCCGAGGCGGACGCGAGCAGCGCCTCCCGTCCGTCCGGTGACCAGCCTGGAGGCACGGGGCCGGCCGACGGGGCTGCCCCCGTCGACGACGCGGCCGGGTCCGACCGCGTCAGCGCGTCGGTCGAGCTGGTCAACGAGACCGGGCTGCACGCCCGGCCCGCCGCGGAGTTCGTGAAGACGGCGGCGAAGTACGACGCGAGCGTGCACGTCAACGGCGTGGACGCGAAGAGCCTGCTGGCGATCATGGCCCTGGCGCTGCCGAAGGGTGCGACGGTGTCGATCGACGCGTCCGGGCAGGACGCGCAGTCCGCAGTCGACGCCCTGGTGGAACTGGTCCGGTCCGGCTTCGGCGAGTGA
- a CDS encoding TetR/AcrR family transcriptional regulator C-terminal domain-containing protein has protein sequence MATTVDGSGTARGAATRAKILAATAGLLSAGARSVTVSEVARAAGVYPNQITHHYGSKDRLVLDAAFALFLRDTTRLQAAGRRARSPESFRQVLARTALAMPSTPLVVRALGAAGDDPAQRERVRLLLAVLFRQSERYLERVVADQGWTSPSGVARDARTFWSAVFGATLLADAGVTGGPSDLDLAGTISIR, from the coding sequence ATGGCAACCACGGTGGACGGCTCCGGCACGGCTCGCGGCGCGGCGACACGGGCGAAGATCCTCGCCGCGACGGCCGGACTGCTCAGCGCGGGCGCTCGGAGCGTCACCGTCAGCGAGGTCGCCCGGGCCGCGGGTGTCTACCCGAACCAGATCACGCACCACTACGGCTCGAAGGACCGTCTGGTGCTCGACGCCGCCTTCGCGTTGTTCCTCCGCGACACCACGCGACTGCAGGCGGCCGGCCGTCGTGCGCGCTCGCCGGAGTCGTTCCGACAGGTCCTCGCCCGCACCGCCCTCGCGATGCCGTCGACCCCGCTCGTGGTGCGCGCGCTCGGGGCAGCCGGGGACGACCCGGCGCAGCGTGAGCGCGTGCGGCTGCTGCTCGCCGTGCTGTTCCGGCAGTCCGAGCGCTACCTGGAGCGCGTCGTCGCCGACCAGGGCTGGACCAGCCCGAGCGGTGTCGCCCGGGACGCCCGCACGTTCTGGAGCGCCGTGTTCGGTGCCACCCTGCTCGCAGACGCCGGGGTCACCGGCGGCCCCTCGGACCTCGACCTGGCGGGGACGATCTCGATCCGTTGA
- a CDS encoding beta-ketoacyl-[acyl-carrier-protein] synthase family protein has protein sequence MDIVITGYGAVSPFGHGVAPLWDALVAGRSGVRALHRDGALWEQVPIRVGADAALDAEGALGRVRANRLDRSQQLALVAADEAWADAGAPAVEGDRLAVVIGTGIGGVETLLDAHDVLGASGARRVSPRTVPMLMANGAAAQISIAYGARGGAYTTVSACASGAEAIATAARLIATGEADVVITGGTEAAVTPVTMASFAQSQALAKPDGDDPTTLSRPFDADRRGFVLGEGAGIVVLERADHAAARGQRSHGTLAGWGITSDAHHITAPLADGSEQERAMRAAIRMAGLTGADVDHVNAHATGTPVGDVGEAAAISRAVGTGALVTAPKSAIGHMFGAAGAVEAILTLRALETRTVPPTLNLDRLDPAVDLDVVSGTARTAPLRAALNNSFGFGGQNASLVFTAA, from the coding sequence GTGGACATCGTCATCACCGGCTACGGCGCGGTCTCACCCTTCGGTCACGGCGTCGCGCCGCTCTGGGACGCCCTGGTGGCCGGTCGCTCCGGCGTCCGGGCCCTGCACCGCGACGGAGCGCTCTGGGAACAGGTGCCGATCCGGGTCGGGGCCGATGCCGCACTCGACGCCGAGGGTGCGCTCGGGCGGGTCCGTGCGAACCGTCTCGACCGCAGTCAGCAGCTGGCACTCGTCGCCGCGGACGAGGCCTGGGCCGACGCCGGTGCCCCCGCGGTGGAGGGCGACCGCCTCGCCGTGGTCATCGGCACCGGGATCGGGGGAGTGGAGACGCTCCTCGACGCCCACGACGTGCTCGGGGCGTCCGGTGCTCGACGGGTCTCACCGCGCACGGTGCCGATGCTCATGGCGAACGGTGCCGCCGCGCAGATCAGCATCGCGTACGGGGCGCGGGGCGGTGCGTACACGACGGTGTCGGCCTGCGCCTCGGGGGCCGAGGCCATCGCCACCGCCGCGCGGCTCATCGCCACCGGTGAGGCGGACGTCGTCATCACCGGCGGGACCGAGGCCGCGGTCACCCCGGTGACGATGGCGTCGTTCGCCCAGTCGCAGGCCCTCGCGAAGCCCGACGGCGACGACCCGACGACCCTGTCCCGTCCGTTCGACGCCGACCGCCGCGGCTTCGTCCTCGGTGAGGGCGCCGGCATCGTCGTGCTCGAGCGTGCCGACCACGCCGCCGCCCGAGGGCAGCGGTCGCACGGCACGCTCGCCGGGTGGGGGATCACCTCGGACGCGCATCACATCACCGCACCGCTGGCGGACGGCAGCGAGCAGGAGCGGGCGATGCGCGCCGCGATCCGGATGGCGGGCCTCACCGGTGCGGACGTCGACCACGTGAACGCGCACGCGACGGGTACGCCGGTCGGCGACGTCGGCGAGGCAGCCGCCATCAGCCGTGCGGTGGGGACCGGAGCGCTGGTCACCGCTCCGAAGAGCGCCATCGGGCACATGTTCGGCGCTGCCGGCGCGGTCGAGGCGATCCTGACCCTGCGGGCGCTGGAGACCAGGACCGTGCCACCGACCCTGAACCTCGACCGGCTCGACCCCGCGGTGGACCTCGACGTCGTCTCCGGCACCGCCCGGACCGCGCCGCTCCGTGCCGCGTTGAACAACTCGTTCGGGTTCGGCGGTCAGAACGCGTCGCTGGTGTTCACCGCGGCGTGA
- a CDS encoding helix-turn-helix domain-containing protein, giving the protein MSEFANVLRSWRDRVRPEAVGLPAGPGRRTPGLRREELAALAGVSVDYVVRLEQGRATNPSPQLLAALATALRLSSEERDHLCRVAGVAPPSRQVVPRHITPGVQRLVDRLGDVPLAVFTATHDIVLWNELWAAVNGDPSRYVGLDRNLVWRHFTQERDGVDWDDEHQEEFSSDLAADLRQAYGRYPADRDLADLVERLLRESPEFARRWETGRIAEHRASRKVVHTPVGPVEIDCDVLSVPGGDLRIVVYTVVPGSEDAAKLDLLRVTGLQELTPR; this is encoded by the coding sequence ATGAGCGAGTTCGCGAACGTGTTGCGTTCCTGGCGTGACCGGGTGCGTCCCGAGGCGGTCGGCCTGCCGGCCGGTCCCGGCAGACGGACCCCGGGCCTCCGCCGCGAGGAGCTCGCCGCGCTGGCGGGCGTGAGCGTCGACTACGTCGTCCGCCTCGAGCAGGGCCGGGCGACGAACCCGTCGCCGCAGCTGCTCGCGGCCCTCGCGACGGCGCTCCGGCTGTCGTCCGAGGAGCGGGACCACCTGTGCCGGGTGGCCGGCGTCGCCCCGCCGTCGCGTCAGGTGGTGCCGCGGCACATCACGCCCGGCGTGCAGCGGCTGGTCGACCGGCTCGGCGACGTGCCGCTCGCGGTGTTCACGGCCACCCATGACATCGTGCTCTGGAACGAGCTGTGGGCCGCGGTGAACGGCGACCCCTCGCGGTACGTCGGGCTCGATCGCAACCTGGTCTGGCGGCACTTCACGCAGGAGCGCGACGGGGTGGACTGGGACGACGAGCACCAGGAGGAGTTCTCGAGCGACCTCGCCGCCGACCTGCGGCAGGCCTACGGGCGCTACCCGGCGGACCGTGACCTGGCGGACCTGGTCGAACGGCTGCTGCGGGAGTCCCCCGAGTTCGCCCGCCGCTGGGAGACCGGCCGGATCGCCGAGCACCGTGCGAGCCGCAAGGTCGTGCACACGCCCGTCGGGCCGGTGGAGATCGACTGCGACGTGCTGAGCGTCCCCGGCGGTGACCTGCGGATCGTCGTCTACACGGTCGTGCCGGGCTCCGAGGACGCCGCGAAGCTCGACCTGCTCCGGGTCACCGGCCTGCAGGAGCTCACGCCGCGGTGA
- a CDS encoding SDR family NAD(P)-dependent oxidoreductase: MTTTLITGANRSLGLETARRLIEAGHTVHAGMRDPAAGDDARALGAHVVRLDVTDQASIDAAIATIPELDVLVNNAGILGTSFGVDDLDASAMATVLDTNVTGIVRVTQAALPLLRRSAAPVIVNVSSGVGFPRWLTTPGHDEYGVPAVPYAASKAAVIALTVQYAKNLPGFRVNASDPGYTATEFNGFGGHQTITEGTDATVMLATIGTDGPTGEFHNREGRIEY, encoded by the coding sequence ATGACAACGACACTGATCACCGGGGCCAACCGCAGCCTCGGACTCGAGACCGCACGCCGACTGATCGAGGCCGGCCACACCGTCCACGCCGGCATGCGCGACCCCGCCGCCGGAGACGACGCCCGCGCACTCGGCGCCCACGTCGTGCGGCTGGACGTCACCGACCAGGCCAGCATCGACGCGGCGATCGCGACGATCCCCGAACTCGACGTCCTCGTCAACAACGCCGGGATCCTCGGCACCTCGTTCGGGGTCGACGACCTCGACGCGAGCGCGATGGCGACAGTGCTCGACACCAACGTCACCGGCATCGTCCGGGTGACCCAGGCCGCGCTGCCACTGCTGCGACGCTCGGCAGCACCCGTCATCGTGAACGTCTCGTCGGGGGTGGGCTTCCCGCGCTGGCTGACGACGCCGGGGCACGACGAGTACGGGGTGCCGGCGGTGCCGTACGCGGCGTCGAAGGCGGCCGTGATCGCGTTGACCGTGCAGTACGCGAAGAACCTGCCGGGGTTCCGGGTGAACGCGAGCGACCCGGGCTACACCGCGACGGAGTTCAACGGGTTCGGCGGACACCAGACGATCACCGAGGGCACCGACGCCACGGTCATGCTCGCGACGATCGGCACCGACGGGCCGACGGGGGAGTTCCACAACCGCGAGGGACGCATCGAGTACTGA
- a CDS encoding GNAT family N-acetyltransferase — translation MTDLRFSADPADLDVDRVHRWLSEESYWARGRDRATQEAIIAGSRNFGVYDATTGAQLGYARVITDGVTFGWLADVFVDPDARGRGVGVALVRGVTEAVEPLGLKRFALFTADAHGLYERFGFRPLPDPDGWMMRPGPGFGADVHD, via the coding sequence GTGACCGATCTGCGCTTCTCCGCCGACCCCGCCGACCTCGACGTCGACCGCGTGCACCGCTGGCTGAGCGAGGAGTCGTACTGGGCCCGCGGGCGTGACCGGGCGACGCAGGAGGCGATCATCGCCGGCTCCCGGAACTTCGGCGTGTACGACGCGACGACCGGCGCGCAGCTCGGCTACGCGCGGGTGATCACCGACGGCGTGACGTTCGGGTGGCTCGCCGACGTGTTCGTGGACCCCGACGCCCGGGGCCGCGGTGTCGGGGTCGCACTCGTGCGCGGCGTGACCGAGGCGGTCGAGCCGCTCGGCCTGAAGCGCTTCGCCCTGTTCACCGCGGATGCCCACGGGCTGTACGAGCGGTTCGGGTTCCGCCCGCTGCCCGACCCGGACGGCTGGATGATGCGCCCCGGGCCGGGGTTCGGTGCCGACGTGCACGACTGA
- a CDS encoding alcohol dehydrogenase catalytic domain-containing protein, giving the protein MRAVQYSQFGSVPSIVDLPEPVAPEHGVVVRVAATGVCRSDWHAWKGHDDSVRLPHVPGHEFAGVVAAIGAGVQRFAVGDRVTAPFVFACGTCAECLDGATQVCTAQQQPGFDLQGSYADSLVVPHADLNLVALPDAVDFSVAAALGCRFGTAFHALHARGRVAAGEWVVVYGCGGVGLSAVMVAVAAGAHVVAVDVSTAALERATALGADTVLMDADAVTTVRSRTGGGAHLSLDAYGSRATSVAAVASLRPRGRHVQVGLLLDDEATPAIPMGRIIADELELLGSHGAAVGEYGAMLDAVVAGRLRPEQTIGRTIGFDDLPEALVAMDRPATSSGMTVAVF; this is encoded by the coding sequence ATGCGCGCCGTCCAGTACTCCCAGTTCGGTTCCGTCCCCTCGATCGTCGACCTGCCGGAACCGGTCGCGCCCGAGCACGGCGTCGTCGTCCGGGTGGCTGCCACCGGTGTCTGTCGCAGCGACTGGCACGCGTGGAAGGGGCACGACGACTCGGTGCGGCTGCCGCACGTGCCCGGCCACGAGTTCGCTGGTGTCGTCGCGGCGATCGGGGCGGGCGTCCAGCGCTTCGCCGTCGGCGACCGGGTCACGGCCCCGTTCGTGTTCGCCTGCGGGACCTGCGCCGAATGCCTCGACGGCGCCACCCAGGTGTGCACCGCCCAGCAGCAGCCCGGGTTCGACCTGCAGGGCTCGTACGCGGACTCCCTGGTCGTCCCGCACGCCGACCTCAACCTCGTCGCGCTGCCGGACGCCGTGGACTTCTCGGTGGCGGCGGCGCTCGGCTGCCGGTTCGGCACCGCGTTCCACGCCCTGCACGCCCGAGGGCGCGTCGCCGCAGGGGAGTGGGTCGTGGTCTACGGCTGCGGGGGAGTCGGACTCTCCGCGGTCATGGTCGCCGTGGCCGCCGGCGCGCACGTCGTCGCCGTCGACGTCTCCACGGCCGCACTCGAGCGCGCCACCGCCCTGGGCGCCGACACCGTGCTGATGGACGCCGATGCCGTCACGACGGTCCGATCCCGCACGGGTGGCGGAGCGCACCTCTCGCTCGACGCCTACGGCAGCCGTGCCACCTCCGTCGCCGCCGTGGCGTCCCTGCGTCCGCGCGGCCGGCACGTGCAGGTCGGGCTGCTCCTCGACGACGAAGCCACTCCGGCGATCCCGATGGGCCGGATCATCGCCGACGAACTCGAACTGCTCGGCAGCCACGGCGCAGCGGTCGGGGAGTACGGCGCGATGCTCGACGCCGTCGTGGCGGGGCGACTGCGTCCGGAGCAGACGATCGGCCGCACGATCGGCTTCGACGACCTGCCCGAGGCGCTCGTCGCGATGGACCGACCCGCGACGTCGTCGGGCATGACCGTCGCGGTGTTCTGA
- a CDS encoding copper resistance protein CopC codes for MTPRVLFAVALSAFLVLIGTTPASAHAALTSSDPADGATVATDLERVTLTFSEAPLAGLEAGLRVEVRDDGGTDESSGAVTVEGTTMSKAVSLSPGPHTVVWRYVSPDGHPIEGQLAFTVEPAASQSVPPPTTSPTAAATPSAVSTAAAAASNTGAGTHAHGHGGQALLFGVVGILAVLVIGAVVLRIRRGADARTEG; via the coding sequence GTGACACCCCGGGTCCTGTTCGCCGTCGCCCTGTCCGCGTTCCTCGTGCTGATCGGCACGACACCCGCGTCGGCGCACGCGGCGCTGACCTCGAGTGATCCGGCGGACGGCGCCACGGTCGCCACCGACCTTGAGCGAGTCACGCTCACCTTCAGCGAGGCACCGCTGGCCGGGCTCGAAGCCGGTCTGCGCGTCGAGGTCCGCGATGACGGTGGTACCGACGAGTCCTCCGGAGCGGTGACCGTCGAGGGCACCACGATGTCGAAGGCGGTGTCGCTCTCCCCCGGCCCGCACACCGTCGTCTGGCGGTACGTCTCCCCCGACGGCCATCCGATCGAGGGGCAGCTCGCGTTCACGGTGGAACCGGCCGCATCGCAGTCCGTTCCCCCGCCCACGACCAGCCCGACGGCCGCGGCCACGCCGTCCGCTGTCTCCACTGCAGCGGCAGCCGCATCGAACACCGGTGCCGGTACGCACGCGCACGGGCACGGCGGGCAGGCGCTCCTGTTCGGGGTCGTCGGGATCCTCGCGGTGCTGGTCATCGGCGCGGTCGTGCTGCGCATCCGCCGAGGCGCGGACGCGCGGACCGAGGGCTGA